A part of Candidatus Eremiobacterota bacterium genomic DNA contains:
- a CDS encoding Na+/H+ antiporter yields MSGVLLVSILAAIVALALLAKRLHVPYPVVFVAGGIVLALIPGVPTIELRPDLVFLLFLPALIFGDGWTTDYHWFKRFYQPIFMLAIGLVAFTSLIVAYAAHWLMGFPLALGFVLGAILSPTDAVATDAIAEEVSLPRTLMTIISGESLVNDATGLVIYRFAVIAVATGAFSLLAAALQFAYVVIVGVAVGLAIAWLIAKVSVAIRKAGLGDELISVSISLVTPFALYVPADAIGASGVLAAMAGGIYLSRKSTQIFDADARLAAAYTWNLLFFVFNGAAFVLIGLQLRSIVRTLQPYSLATVIGWALAIALLVIVVRVAWMFPAAYGRRKLWPKIREREGPDPPWQSVLVLSLAGMRGIVSLAAALALPQTIAPGVPFPQRNLILFVTFVVIVVTLVGEGLALPWIIRRLGVHGADDEGKTLAAARVQLADAVRAHLRSLEPSFASPAEWEIAGRLHAHYELQAAHFTAHADGAEPDDDAQQHAIEARLRREAFEAQQRALQELRRAGALTDDLFRQLQWDLDLAESQLE; encoded by the coding sequence GTGAGCGGCGTGCTGCTGGTCTCGATCCTGGCCGCGATCGTCGCGCTCGCGCTGCTGGCGAAGCGGCTGCACGTCCCGTATCCGGTCGTCTTCGTCGCCGGCGGGATCGTGTTGGCGCTGATTCCCGGCGTGCCGACCATCGAGCTGCGCCCCGACCTCGTCTTTCTGCTGTTTCTGCCGGCGCTGATCTTCGGCGACGGCTGGACGACCGACTACCACTGGTTCAAACGCTTCTACCAGCCGATCTTCATGCTGGCGATCGGGCTGGTCGCGTTCACCTCGCTGATCGTCGCGTACGCCGCGCACTGGCTGATGGGCTTCCCGCTCGCGCTCGGCTTCGTGCTCGGCGCGATCCTCTCGCCGACCGACGCCGTCGCGACCGACGCGATCGCCGAAGAGGTCTCGCTGCCGCGCACGCTGATGACGATCATCAGCGGCGAGAGCCTGGTCAACGACGCGACGGGCCTGGTGATCTACCGCTTCGCGGTGATCGCGGTCGCGACCGGCGCGTTCTCGCTGCTCGCCGCCGCGCTGCAGTTCGCCTACGTCGTGATCGTGGGCGTCGCGGTCGGGCTCGCGATCGCGTGGCTGATCGCGAAGGTCTCGGTCGCGATTCGCAAGGCCGGGCTCGGCGACGAGCTGATCTCGGTCTCGATCTCGCTCGTCACGCCGTTCGCGCTGTACGTGCCGGCCGACGCGATCGGCGCCTCCGGCGTGCTCGCCGCGATGGCCGGCGGCATCTACCTGAGCCGCAAGTCGACGCAGATCTTCGACGCCGACGCCCGGCTGGCCGCGGCGTACACGTGGAACCTGCTGTTCTTCGTCTTCAACGGCGCCGCGTTCGTGCTGATCGGACTGCAGCTGCGCAGCATCGTCCGCACGCTCCAACCGTACTCGCTCGCGACGGTGATCGGCTGGGCGCTTGCGATCGCGCTGCTCGTCATCGTGGTGCGGGTGGCGTGGATGTTTCCGGCGGCGTACGGCCGGCGCAAGCTGTGGCCGAAGATTCGCGAGCGCGAAGGTCCCGATCCGCCGTGGCAGTCGGTGCTCGTGCTCAGCTTGGCGGGGATGCGCGGGATCGTCTCGCTCGCCGCCGCGCTCGCGCTGCCGCAGACGATCGCGCCCGGCGTGCCGTTTCCGCAGCGCAACCTGATCCTGTTCGTGACCTTCGTCGTCATCGTGGTGACGCTGGTCGGCGAAGGGCTCGCGCTGCCGTGGATCATTCGCCGGCTCGGCGTGCACGGCGCCGACGATGAAGGAAAAACGCTCGCGGCCGCGCGCGTCCAGCTCGCCGACGCGGTCCGCGCGCACCTGCGCAGCCTGGAGCCTTCGTTCGCCTCGCCGGCGGAGTGGGAGATCGCCGGACGCCTGCACGCGCACTACGAGCTGCAAGCGGCGCACTTCACCGCCCACGCCGACGGCGCCGAGCCGGACGACGACGCGCAGCAGCACGCGATCGAAGCCCGGCTGCGCCGCGAGGCGTTCGAGGCGCAACAGCGCGCCCTGCAGGAGCTGCGCCGCGCCGGCGCGCTCACCGACGATCTCTTCCGCCAGCTGCAATGGGATCTCGACCTCGCGGAGTCGCAGCTCGAATAG
- a CDS encoding MFS transporter, translated as MIAEPRIPDRRPGFLGPFRFKDFSLLWTGLLISNLGTWMQFTALGFYVAAMAPNARLGALDIGLIGAARAVPVLVLSPFAGVVADRYPRRLVLFITNGTTSALSFVLFGLVATNHAPLWTLMITSGLQAATQSFDAPARQSWVPLMVPREYVGGAIGLNSVAFNAPSVVGPPLAGLLIAAIGVAPCFLVNAVTTLAVVVALAFMKPAPPSSKRRGNVFAAVLEGVRFLIGHPVLRWVVLLLVVTSLTVRPYNFLLPAYAVHVVHTGAKGLGLLMAAGGVGAIAGAFFTAATGGSRRGTIWLVSAVCASLGVAALGLTSHFGLAAVILTATGLGTMSFIGSSNIMLQTLAPDEMRGRAVSVYSMILLGLVPLGSLLVGSLATLLELRWTLVLAGVVATLVVLFVALTQPQVRET; from the coding sequence GTGATCGCCGAACCACGGATCCCCGATCGCCGCCCCGGCTTTCTCGGACCGTTCCGTTTCAAAGATTTCAGCCTGCTGTGGACCGGGCTGCTCATCTCGAACCTCGGGACGTGGATGCAGTTCACCGCGCTGGGCTTCTACGTCGCTGCGATGGCGCCGAACGCGCGGCTCGGTGCGCTCGACATCGGCTTGATCGGCGCGGCGCGCGCCGTCCCGGTCTTGGTGCTCTCGCCGTTCGCCGGCGTCGTCGCCGACCGCTACCCGCGCCGGCTCGTGCTCTTCATCACCAACGGCACGACCTCGGCGCTCTCGTTCGTGCTCTTCGGGCTGGTCGCGACGAACCACGCGCCGCTGTGGACGCTGATGATCACCAGCGGCTTGCAGGCCGCGACGCAGTCGTTCGACGCTCCGGCCCGGCAGAGCTGGGTTCCGCTGATGGTGCCGCGCGAGTACGTCGGCGGCGCGATCGGCTTGAACTCGGTGGCGTTCAACGCGCCGAGCGTCGTCGGCCCGCCGCTCGCCGGACTGCTGATCGCGGCGATCGGGGTCGCGCCGTGCTTCTTGGTCAACGCGGTCACCACGCTGGCGGTCGTCGTCGCGTTGGCTTTCATGAAGCCGGCACCGCCCTCGAGCAAGCGCCGCGGAAACGTGTTCGCCGCGGTTCTGGAAGGCGTGCGGTTCCTGATCGGACACCCGGTGCTGCGCTGGGTCGTGCTGTTGCTCGTCGTCACCTCGCTGACGGTGCGGCCGTACAACTTTCTGCTGCCGGCCTACGCCGTGCACGTCGTGCACACCGGTGCGAAAGGGCTCGGCTTGCTGATGGCGGCCGGCGGAGTCGGCGCGATCGCGGGCGCGTTCTTCACCGCGGCGACGGGAGGCTCGCGGCGCGGAACGATCTGGCTCGTGTCGGCCGTCTGCGCCTCGCTCGGCGTCGCGGCGCTCGGGCTGACCTCGCACTTCGGGCTCGCGGCGGTGATCCTCACCGCGACGGGGCTTGGAACGATGAGCTTCATCGGCTCCTCGAACATCATGCTGCAGACGCTCGCGCCCGACGAGATGCGCGGGCGCGCGGTCTCGGTCTACTCGATGATTCTGCTCGGCCTGGTTCCGCTCGGCTCGCTGCTGGTGGGATCGCTGGCGACGCTGCTCGAGCTGCGCTGGACGCTCGTGCTCGCCGGAGTCGTCGCGACGCTCGTCGTGCTGTTCGTCGCGCTCACGCAGCCGCAGGTGCGCGAGACGTGA